The following is a genomic window from Mycolicibacterium sp. TY81.
CAACGGCATCCGAATGTTGTTGCAGCATCCCGATCAACTGGCCCTGCTGCAGGCGCAGCCCGACCTCTGGCCCACCGCCGTCGAAGAGATCCTGCGGCTCGACTCGCCGGTCCAGCTGTCGGCCCGCATCGCCAGGGTGGACGTCGACATCGCCGGGTACCACGTGGGCGCCGGTGAGCCCGTCGTCGTCTACCTGGCCGGCGCCAACCGGGACCCGGCCGTTTTCCCTGACCCGCACCGCTTCGACGTCACCCGCGCCAACGCGGGCAAGCACCATTCGTTCTCGGGCGGACGGCACTTCTGCCTCGGTGCGGCGCTGGCCCGTTCCGAAGGAGAAGTGGGACTGCGGACGTTCTTCGAGCGGTTCCCCGACGCGCAACTCGCGGGCCCCGGTACCCGGCGCGACACCCGCGTGCTCCGTGGCTGGGCGGCATTGCCGATCGCACTCGGGCAGGCGCGTGCAGCGGTACCGTCGTGAAATGGCCTTCCGCACAGCCCTGATCGAGGAAACCGCCGCATTCGGCGACATCATCCGCAAAGCCGACCTGGATACGCCGGTACCCAACTGCCCGGGCTGGTCCCTCAAGCAGCTGTTCAAACACGTCGGCCGTGGCAACCGCTGGTGCGCGCAGATCGTCGCCGAGCACCGCAAGGAGGCACTCGATCCCCGCGAGGTTCGGGACGGGAAACCGCCGGAGGACCTCGACGCTGCCATCGACTGGCTGAATGCCAGTGCGCAGGCCCTGGTCGACGCCGTCGAACACGTCGGGTCGGATGCGAAGGTGTGGACGTTCCTCGGGCCGAAGCCCGCCGGATGGTGGATCCGGCGTCGCGTGCACGAGCAGACCGTGCACCGCGCCGATGCCGCTCTGGCGCTGGGCCTCCCGTTCGTGCTCGATCCCGAGCTGGCCGCCGACGGGGTGACCGAGACGCTGGAGCGCGTGGCGCTGATGGCGCCCGCCGGGGATCCGCCGCTGGAGCGTGGGCGGTCGCTGCACCTGCATGCCGCGGAATCCGAACTCGGCCCCACCGGCGAGTGGCTGGTGGTCAACGACGAGGACGGGTTCGGCTGGTCGCATCAGCACGCCAAAGGTGATGCGGCAGTGCGGGGTCCGGTGACCGGGCTGCTGCTGGCCGTCAACCGCCGGCAGACGGTCGAGGAGGCCGGCCTGGAGGTGATCGGCGACGCCGCCGTGTGGCAGCGCTGGGTCGACCACTCGGCGTTCTGAGGTCAGGTAGGTTCGCAGACATGACGACTTCCGAGATCGCGACGGTTCTCGCCTGGATCGACGCCCTCAACGACCGCGACCTGGACACCCTGGACAAGCTGTCGAGCGGTGACATCGAGATCGGTGACGCGAACGGCGCCACCCAGGGGCGGAATGCGTTGCGGGCCTGGGCAACCGACCTCGACGAGAAGTCGACGGTCGGCCGGATGTTCGTGCACGACGGCGTCGTGGTCGTCGAGCAGACCATCACCGGCGGCGGTGCCGACCGAGAGGCCGCGACCGCGTTCCGTGTCGTGCACGACCACGTCACCTCGGCGTTCCGGCACGACGACCTGGCCTCGGCGCTCGCGGCGACCGAGCTCATCGAGTCGGACGCGGTGTAGCGAGCACCGCCGCGATGGCGGTGGTCAGCGGTACCGACAACGCCAGCGCGATGCCGCCGACTGCCGACCGGGCGATCTCGATCGCCACGCTCTCGCTGGTCAGCACGTCGCCCAACGACCGGTTGGCGACGCTGAACAGCAGCAGCAGCGGCAGTGCGCTGCCGGCGTACGCGAGCACCAGCGTGTAGACGGTGCTGGCGATGTGGTCGCGACCCACCCGCATGGCGCCGGTGAAGATGGCCCGCCGGGACGCGCCGTGTTCGGCCAGTTCGAAGGCTGTCGACGCCTGCGTGACGGTGACGTCGTTGAGCACACCCAGCGAGCCGATGATGAAGCCGGCGAGCAACAGCCCGGTGATCGACACGGACCCCATGTAGGCCGCGATCTCGTTGTTCTGGTCTTCCGACAACCCGGTCAGGTGCGCCAATTCGATTGCACCCCAGGACAACACCGCCGACAACAGCAGCGAGCTCAGAGTGCCGAGCAGGGCGGCGCTGGTGCGCAGGCTGACGCCGTGCGCCAGGTAGATCACGGCGTACAGGATCACCGACGACGCGACGAGCGCGACCGGGATGGCCGAGCCGCCGTCCCGCAGCGCCGGGAGCAGGAAGACCGTCAGCACCACGAACGCGACGGCGATACCGACCAGCGCCCGCAATCCGCGCCAGCGGGCCACCGCGACCACCACCACGGCGAAGACGGCAGCCAGCGCGACGAGCGGCCAGGTGCGCTCGAAGTCGAAGAAGGCGTAGGTGGTGGTGCCGGAGTCGTCGACCTGGCGGGTCACCCGGATGTGGTCGCCGGCGGCGAGGTGCGGCTGGCCGGGGCCGGTGCTGAACTCGAGCAGGGTGTTGGCGCCGGAGTTCGGCCCGGAGTCGATGCCGATCAATGACTGCACGCAACTCCCGGCGCCCGGCGGGGCGGTGACCGGGGCGGAGGTCAGCACCGCGCCGACCGACGGGCTGCCGCAGTTGTTCATGCCCGTCGACACGACGTGCCCGGCCTCGGTGCTCACGGCGCCGCCGTGGGCGTTCTGGAACGGCAGCGGGATGTCGACGGCCTTGCCGTGCGGCCACAGCACGACGGCGCCGATCACGGTCGCCAGCCCGATCACCGCCAGAAGGCCGACGACGATCTTCGCGGCCAGCGGGCTGAGCGGCGCCGGGCCGGAACTGTGCGAGTGGGTATGCGGGTGCGCCACCCGAGTCAGCCTAGGGGGTCGGCCTGAGAGCTTCCCGACGCTCCGCCTCGATCACCAGCTTGGCGGACAGCGTCGTCAGCACGTACTTGACCACGGCCCGGTAACCCAGACCGACGATGCGCCAAGGACTTTCGAAGGTCCCCTGCCAATCGATGCGGGTGCCGTCCGGCTCGGGCGTGAAGGTCACCTGCGCCTGGTAGTTCCGTACCGGGGTTTTCGAGATGATGGTGTACCCGTGCCGCTGACCGGGCTCGTGGATCGTCGTCTGCTCCCGCGCGGGAAAACGGGGCGTGCCGACGGCGCGGACGGCCCCGACGCCGCCGTCATCGGCAGGTCCGCGGGTCTCCCAGGCTGAGTAGTTGATCAGGGGACGCGCCCACTCAGACCAGCGGGAGCCGTCCGCCACCACCTCGAAAAGCGTGCTCGGCATGGCCTGCGCATGGCGGGTGACCCGGACTTCGTAGTGGTGTGTCATGTTGACCAAGTTAACGGAACGGTGTTCTATTAGGCAATGGATTTGCCGGATTCACCGCGGGCGCTGACGTTTGCGCGGGCGCGCAGCCCGGAGCAGCGGGAGGACCGCCTGCGCCGGCTGACCGAGGCCACCCGCGCGCTCCTGGACAGCACCCGGGCCGGCGAGCTGACGCTCGGCGACGTCGCCGCCGCGGCGGGCCTGGCCAAATCGGGGGTGCTGCGTTACGCCGGCTCCCGGGAGGCGCTACTGCTTCTGGTGATGTACCACGAGCACCTGGGCTGGCTCGACGACCTGCGCGCCCAGCTGCGCGATGAACGGCGCAGCCCGGCAAAGGCTTTGGCGCACACCCTCGCGCGACGCCCTGTCCTGTGCGACCTGATCAGCGCGGCGCCGGTGTTGATGAACCGGCTGACACCCGAAGCGGCCGAGACGGTGCGCACGCAGGCGCGCGACGTCGAGGACCGGCTCCGCGAGACCCTCAGGCCCCGGTTGCCGCTGGATCGTCAGCACCTGGTGCTGCTGACCGCCGCGATCCACGCGTTCGTCGGCGCGGTATGGGGTTGGGCCGCAATCGATTCCGTCAACCAGCCCGAACCCGGCACCGAGTTCGAAGAAACCCTCGCCGCACTGCTGCGGACCTTCGTCGCGGGCCTGAAACACCAGTGATTTGTGCACGATTTTCCGCGGCGGGCGCGGAAAATCGTGCACAAATCCCAGTGGATTACTGGCGGTAGCTCGCCAGGAAGTTGCCGAGGCGCTCGATGGCGGCGGCCAGGTCGCGGGCCCACGGCAGCGTCACGATGCGCAGGTGATCCGGTGTGGGCCAATTGAATCCGGTGCCCTGCGTGAGCAGGATCTTCTCCTGCAGGAGCAGGTCGAGTACCAGCTGCTCGTCGTCCCGGATCTCGTGTACCTCGGGGTCCAGCCGCGGGAACGCGTACAGCGCACCCTCGGGCTTGACGCAGGAGACGCCCGGAATCTCGTTGAGCTTGTTCCACGCGACGTCACGCTGTTCGAGCAGCCGGCCGCCGGGCAGGATCAGGTCCTCGATGCTCTGGTGTCCGCCGAGGGCCACCTGAATGGCGTGCTGCGCAGGCACATTCGGGCACAGCCGCATGTTGGACAGCAGGCTGATGCCCTCGAGGAAGCTGGACGCGTGCTCCTTGGGGCCGGTGATGGCGAGCCAGCCGGAGCGGTAGCCGGCCACGCGGTAGGCCTTGGACAGGCCGTTGAACGTCAGGCACAGCATGTCGGGCGCCACCGACGCCATCGGGATGTGCTTGGCCTCGTCGTAGAGGATCTTGTCGTAGATCTCGTCGGCCAGCAGCAGCAGCTGGTGCTTGCGCGCCAGATTGGCGATCGACTCCAGCGTCTCGCGGCTGTACACCGCGCCGGTGGGGTTGTTCGGGTTGATCACGACGATCGCCTTGGTGCGGTCGGTGATCTTCGACTCCAGGTCGGCGATGTCGGGGTTCCAGCCCTGCGTCTCGTCGCACAGGTAGTGCACCGGGGTGCCGCCGGCCAGTGCCGTCGACGCCGTCCACAGCGGGTAGTCGGGCGCCGGGATCAGCACCTGGTCGCCGTTGTCGAGCAGCGCCTGCAGCGTCATGGTGATGAGCTCGGAGACGCCGTTGCCCAGGAAGACGTCGTCGACGTCGAACCGGGGGAAGCCCTCGACCAGCTCGTAGCGCGTGACCACCGCGCGGCGCGCGGACACGATGCCCTTGGAGTCGGAGTAGCCCTGGGCGTGGGGGAGTGCGGCGATCATGTCGCGCATGATCACGTCGGGCGCCTCGAAGCCGAACGGCGCCGGGTTACCGATGTTGAGCTTGAGGATCCGGTGGCCCTCGGCCTCGAGCCGGGAGGCCTGCTCGTGTACCGGGCCGCGGATCTCGTAGAGGACATCCTGCAGCTTGGTCGACTGCGCGAACGTCCGCTGATTACGCGGATGACCGCTGTGCCATGTGCGGTCAGCGGGTACCTGGTGGGTGGTCACGGGTTCCATGCTCTCATCGGTGTCGAATTCTTTTGCCCATGTGCGATCAGGGCCACATATGCCAATGGCCAGCTACGACGCTCCTGGCGGCGGGTCGTAGCTGGCCATTGCGGTGTACTTCGCGTTACCGCTTACCGGGGCGCTTTGCGCCCGGACGCAGACCCAGTCCGACGACCGGCGGTTCCGGCTTGGCCTCTTCCGCCGGGGCGGCAGGTGCCGGTGCGGCGGGAGCCTCGGCGGCCGGCTCGGCAGCCGGAGCCTCAGCGGCCGGTGCGGCAGGCGCCGCCGGTGCTGCCGGAGCAGCAGCCTTCTTGGCGCCGGGGCGACGTGCGCCCGCGGCCAGGCCCAGACCCTTCACCGGGGCGGCCGGAGCGGCCGGCGCGGCGGGAGCCTCGGCGGCGGGAGCAGCCTCGGCAGCCGGGGCCGGAGCGGCAGCTGCAGCCGGAGCTGCAGCCTTCTTGGCACCCGGACGCTTGGCGCCCGCAGCCAGACCCAGACCCTTGGCGGGAGCGGCGGCAGCCGGAGCCTCGGCGGCGGGAGCCGCAGCCGCCGGAGCGGCGGCCTTCTTGGCACCCGGACGCTTGGCGGCCATGCCCAGGCCGGTGACCGGCTTGGCGGCGGCCGGCGCGGCAGCGGCAGCAGGTGCCTCGGCGGCCGGAGCGGCCTCGGCAGCGGGAGCCGGAGCCGGAGCGGCCGGAGCAGGCTTCGGGGCCTCCTTGGCCTTCTTTTCCGCGAGTGCCGCGGAAGCCTTTGCCGCCGTGCCCTTTTCGGGCAGCGTCACCTTGCTGGTGTCGAGCGAGTTCAGCAGCAGCTGAGCGACGTCGAGCACCTCGGTCTTCTCGATGTTGCGGGTCGCGGCCACGTCGTCGACGCCGTCGCTCATCATCACGCGGCAGAACGGGCAGCCGGTCGCGATCGCCGAGGCGCCGGTGTCGACGGCCTCTTCGGCACGCTCGGTGTTGATG
Proteins encoded in this region:
- a CDS encoding maleylpyruvate isomerase family mycothiol-dependent enzyme — its product is MAFRTALIEETAAFGDIIRKADLDTPVPNCPGWSLKQLFKHVGRGNRWCAQIVAEHRKEALDPREVRDGKPPEDLDAAIDWLNASAQALVDAVEHVGSDAKVWTFLGPKPAGWWIRRRVHEQTVHRADAALALGLPFVLDPELAADGVTETLERVALMAPAGDPPLERGRSLHLHAAESELGPTGEWLVVNDEDGFGWSHQHAKGDAAVRGPVTGLLLAVNRRQTVEEAGLEVIGDAAVWQRWVDHSAF
- a CDS encoding pyridoxal phosphate-dependent aminotransferase — translated: MEPVTTHQVPADRTWHSGHPRNQRTFAQSTKLQDVLYEIRGPVHEQASRLEAEGHRILKLNIGNPAPFGFEAPDVIMRDMIAALPHAQGYSDSKGIVSARRAVVTRYELVEGFPRFDVDDVFLGNGVSELITMTLQALLDNGDQVLIPAPDYPLWTASTALAGGTPVHYLCDETQGWNPDIADLESKITDRTKAIVVINPNNPTGAVYSRETLESIANLARKHQLLLLADEIYDKILYDEAKHIPMASVAPDMLCLTFNGLSKAYRVAGYRSGWLAITGPKEHASSFLEGISLLSNMRLCPNVPAQHAIQVALGGHQSIEDLILPGGRLLEQRDVAWNKLNEIPGVSCVKPEGALYAFPRLDPEVHEIRDDEQLVLDLLLQEKILLTQGTGFNWPTPDHLRIVTLPWARDLAAAIERLGNFLASYRQ
- a CDS encoding nuclear transport factor 2 family protein gives rise to the protein MTTSEIATVLAWIDALNDRDLDTLDKLSSGDIEIGDANGATQGRNALRAWATDLDEKSTVGRMFVHDGVVVVEQTITGGGADREAATAFRVVHDHVTSAFRHDDLASALAATELIESDAV
- a CDS encoding YibE/F family protein — encoded protein: MAHPHTHSHSSGPAPLSPLAAKIVVGLLAVIGLATVIGAVVLWPHGKAVDIPLPFQNAHGGAVSTEAGHVVSTGMNNCGSPSVGAVLTSAPVTAPPGAGSCVQSLIGIDSGPNSGANTLLEFSTGPGQPHLAAGDHIRVTRQVDDSGTTTYAFFDFERTWPLVALAAVFAVVVVAVARWRGLRALVGIAVAFVVLTVFLLPALRDGGSAIPVALVASSVILYAVIYLAHGVSLRTSAALLGTLSSLLLSAVLSWGAIELAHLTGLSEDQNNEIAAYMGSVSITGLLLAGFIIGSLGVLNDVTVTQASTAFELAEHGASRRAIFTGAMRVGRDHIASTVYTLVLAYAGSALPLLLLFSVANRSLGDVLTSESVAIEIARSAVGGIALALSVPLTTAIAAVLATPRPTR
- a CDS encoding TetR/AcrR family transcriptional regulator; the encoded protein is MDLPDSPRALTFARARSPEQREDRLRRLTEATRALLDSTRAGELTLGDVAAAAGLAKSGVLRYAGSREALLLLVMYHEHLGWLDDLRAQLRDERRSPAKALAHTLARRPVLCDLISAAPVLMNRLTPEAAETVRTQARDVEDRLRETLRPRLPLDRQHLVLLTAAIHAFVGAVWGWAAIDSVNQPEPGTEFEETLAALLRTFVAGLKHQ
- a CDS encoding SRPBCC family protein, with translation MTHHYEVRVTRHAQAMPSTLFEVVADGSRWSEWARPLINYSAWETRGPADDGGVGAVRAVGTPRFPAREQTTIHEPGQRHGYTIISKTPVRNYQAQVTFTPEPDGTRIDWQGTFESPWRIVGLGYRAVVKYVLTTLSAKLVIEAERREALRPTP